A section of the Fusarium falciforme chromosome 8, complete sequence genome encodes:
- a CDS encoding Putative formamidase, translating to MSRKIRTAQSVSFDRPASEQPYLHNRWHPEVPSIGVVEPGETVRIECLDWTGGQIQNNDSADDVRDVDLTKIHYLTGPFDIKGSEPGDLLVVNITDVQPFDHSPWGFTGVFAKKNGGGFLEEHYPNASKAIWDFDGIYCTSRHIPGVRFAGLIHPGILGCAPSAEVLAEWNRREADLGSSMAHSHPNKVVAQPPNAQNAHAGQASGDVYEKIAREGARTIPGRPEHGGNCDINNISRGSTTYLPVHVAGAKFSVGDLHFSQGDGEISFCGAIEMAGIITIKFDLIKNGMKTRGLKSPVFKPGDMGPSYGPSRYLIFEGFSVDEQGKQHFMDATVAYRQSCLRAIEYLKQYGYSGEQIYLLLSSAPVRGTIAGIVDIPNVCTTLGIPMDIFDFDIAIENEPVKRNLGSCPVSI from the exons ATGTCTCGCAAGATCCGTACTGCTCAGTCTGTTTCTTTTGACCGTCCTGCCTCGGAGCAGCCCTATCTGCACAATCGATGGCATCCAGAAG TGCCAAGCATTGGCGTTGTTGAGCCTGGAGAGACTGTCAGGATTGAATgtctggactggactggaggCCAGATACAGAACAATGACAGCGCAGATGACGTACGTGACGTTGATCTGACAAAGATCCATTACCTCACTGGTCCTTTTGATATCAAGGGCAGTGAGCCTGGAGATTTGTTAGTTGTCAACATCACGGATGTCCAACCCTTTGATCACTCGCCTTGGGGTTTTACTGGAGTGTTTGCAAAGAAAAATGGCGGTGGTTTCTTGGAAGAACACTATCCCAATGCCTCCAAGGCTATCTGGGACTTTGACGGCATCTACTGTACGAGCAGACACATTCCAGGGGTCCGCTTTGCCGGCTTGATTCACCCTGGAATCTTGGGATGTGCTCCATCTGCTGAAGTTTTGGCAGAATGGAATCGTCGAGAGGCTGATCTGGGGTCGTCTATGGCTCATTCGCATCCAAACAAGGTGGTTGCACAGCCCCCGAATGCACAGAATGCACACGCTGGACAGGCTAGTGGTGATGTGTATGAGAAGATTGCTCGAGAGGGAGCTCGCACGATTCCTGGACGTCCTGAGCATGGAGGTAACTGTGATATCAACAACATCTCGAGAGGTTCTACGACGTATCTGCCTGTTCACGTTGCCGGAGCCAAGTTTTCTGTGGGAGACCTTCACTTTAGCCAGGGTGACGGAGAGATTAGCTTCTGCGGTGCTATTGAAATG GCCGGCATCATTACCATCAAGTTTGATCTCATCAAAAACGGCATGAAGACGAGAGGACTCAAGAGTCCAGTTTTCAAGCCAGGAGACATGGGACCTTCATACGGACCATCCCGATACCTCATCTTTGAGGGATTCTCTGTCGATGAACAAGGGAAGCAGCACTTTATGGATGCAACTGTGGCATACAGACAGTCTTGTCTTCGAGCGATTGAGTACCTCAAGCAATATG GCTACTCTGGAGAGCAAATCTACCTCCTGTTGTCTAGTGCACCTGTGAGAGGTACGATAGCTGGGATTGTTGACATTCCAAATGTCTGCACAACTCTGGGTATACCGATGGATATTTTTGACTTTGACATTGCTATTGAGAATGAGCCTGTCAAGAGGAACCTGGGATCTTGCCCCGTGTCTATTTAG
- a CDS encoding Goodbye domain-containing protein, with amino-acid sequence MVITALLPDVLVNDDLKDDNRDVADLWKDALKAYKGIVGFDLEKKFDNVEAMIKQGTHEMNNFHKFRHNEKKVDKLRTLFATNVDYIEKGAQQLIAAAVPAFPPAAAIGTAITYMLGACRQVSADYDVVVVFFEDMNSFLQRIVILETRLPQYKAYQNCLMDVFTSFLKMCGYAHKYIELGRFKKWISNLLNGEDSELGGARKSMDKKLARLQNATEFAILGNTEELQRMSQELKNNQDSHTAMLQQQMEVMGSIRDTTENIRNDMAKLLKAFNEQKKEKGGERGRTAVVDQSKPPSAKRIRNVLPEVEGEDHEYHILKDTIVKDTCNWVFNEAQWEEWMAQESRSLLAITGEPGTGKSHIGATVYEKFLEEARKDSKHTCAAHFYFREQSQSLSGFIYALITVINQVVEQNAPICELINTEWLKDEVAINVWHWDDLMRKLLAPAFKKNSKNHLYLMLDGIDELQDMDTLIEFLEVIKEQELRISIVTTSRPNVLPKLSEVASVLNIEVNKEKQLDDLKELVWNRLNSLSALRNFGRYVKQRIADKVQEFAPNMLYAEHMLLQLNDLGREGAVLRSLDKPLPGDVHDLYEALLTECYRHLASNHEFLVNRLLHWVAYTFRPLSLNEVVSLLSCWAEGGESDIEEIPRPLTKFIRVGDPGADAEARAKIQSQGGWGTAVNQLEKTQDATPDAIYDDGTLPVKFHERSMRSFFREAPRKEETQRWKPSEAHRQLFLDCAKIAREDSTVIPSLRQYATRYLISHWRNIKLEEHSAEEQIEVMEAFGLALLNKYSYASLLEQQEAAYKDIFPDDAFDKVSQWAKLKVTLSQEVAEWWADLAENPRNCLVPLAKAHLKGLYNAINTKEAVTRFNRVRDALQLSNMNDRLVEQAKKNFGDVVGNTSKPLSPAQASLALEDLFEDIEMGASGYRAVSTVLLTFKHYGPAEATCLKAIEKAEDPLEKVNSYAAMGRILIKGNPEKAYEYANLCIENLDSSMPPWVQRWSNVTKARIEVKLEKFEAAAQTYTQAKLVDPNGLTIGDVLDEEIAIFSKDQERKGFMDILKKWSPLERLTWMAWQHEAMGPDRHSVIRDAAIKAGETDFLIQMYEESIKYLDNVNAAAPLRCDLALAHLEVHDDPAAARKVLDEVLDSGSTGWPYAVTDELPESTLERAVGHQSEMIYRLFRQSRDPEVKRELLESLEGLLTRPLPLDVPSNSDTFLFLRLVTMARMYLKMGPAREAHKNLQGVIDTCIDALSDKVGWNDSPNLVFLATALSIMAGAVKNGDKLIRMARILVSAQFSRLTPDPEDESEDGESGDESGSESEESDENAEPAGEDSDEEELELPTNEGDLLGDFGLRTCDGPCIPNKHFFWWGDRSAYQCLICFDGFLCEECYEKRQAANKGEPLNCRHFCGQDHEYIKVPIEGWKGVKDGKVMIEGEEPVEFQELLRQIRNDLCKEAWDSFWYG; translated from the exons ATGGTTATAACCGCTCTGCTCCCCGATGTGTTGGTCAATG ACGACCTCAAGGACGACAATCGAGATGTCGCCGACTTGTGGAAAGATGCCCTCAAAGCTTACAAGGGTATTGTGGGTTTTGACCTTGAAAAGAAGTTTGACAATGTGGAGGCCATGATTAAACAGGGGACCCATGAGATGAATAATTTTCACAAGTTTCGACACAACGAGAAGAAAGTTGACAAGTTGAGGACGCTCTTTGCGACGAATGTTGACTACATTGAGAAAGGGGCTCAGCAGCTTATTGCAGCCGCTGTTCCAGCCTTTCCTCCTGCAGCTGCTATCGGCACTGCCATTACTTACATGTTGGGG GCATGTCGTCAAGTTTCTGCAGATtatgatgttgttgttgtgttCTTTGAGGACATGAACAGCTTCCTTCAGCGGATCGTCATTCTCGAGACCAGGCTGCCCCAGTACAAGGCGTACCAGAACTGTCTGATGGATGTGTTTACGTCTTTTCTCAAGATGTGTGGTTATGCACACAAGTACATTGAGCTTGGTCGATTCA AGAAATGGATCTCCAATCTCCTCAATGGCGAGGATAGCGAACTTGGAGGCGCCCGAAAGTCGATGGACAAGAAACTTGCGCGCCTCCAAAACGCCACCGAGTTTGCCATCCTAGGGAATACTGAAGAGCTTCAGCGGATGTCCCAGGAGCTAAAGAATAACCAAGACTCGCACACCGCCATGCTCCAGCAACAAATGGAGGTCATGGGATCCATTCGAGACACTACGGAGAACATCCGCAACGACATGGCTAAGCTGCTTAAGGCGTTTAATgagcagaagaaggaaaagggcgGTGAGCGGGGAAGAACCGCGGTTGTCGACCAAAGCAAGCCACCATCCGCCAAACGTATCCGCAACGTTCTGCCTGAAGTTGAGGGTGAAGACCACGAGTATCACATCCTGAAGGACACTATCGTCAAGGATACTTGCAACTGGGTCTTTAACGAGGCACAGTGGGAAGAATGGATGGCCCAGGAGTCACGTTCTCTTCTGGCAATTACCGGTGAACCTGGCACGGGAAAGAGTCATATCGGAGCTACCGTGTACGAGAAGTTTCTCGAGGAGGCCCGAAAGGATTCAAAGCATACTTGTGCGGCTCACTTTTACTTTCGAGAGCAGAGTCAGAGTCTTTCAGGCTTCATCTATGCTCTGATCACCGTCATCAACCAGGTTGTCGAGCAGAATGCACCAATCTGTGAGCTCATCAACACAGAGTGGCTCAAAGATGAGGTGGCTATTAATGTCTGGCATTGGGATGATCTTATGCGCAAGCTCTTGGCTCCTGCATTCAAGAAAAATTCCAAGAATCACCTGTACCTCATGCTTGACGGTATCGATGAGCTGCAGGACATGGACACGCTCATTGAGTTTCTGGAGGTCATCAAGGAGCAAGAGCTTAGAATCTCTATTGTCACTACGTCTCGACCAAATGTTCTGCCCAAGTTATCCGAGGTGGCTTCTGTTCTCAACATTGAGgtcaacaaggagaagcagtTGGATGATCTCAAGGAACTGGTTTGGAACCGTCTCAACTCTTTGAGTGCTCTGCGCAACTTTGGCCGCTACGTGAAGCAGAGAATTGCTGACAAGGTTCAAGAGTTTGCACCAA ACATGCTCTATGCTGAGCACATGCTGCTCCAGTTGAACGATCTCGGCCGGGAGGGCGCTGTTCTTCGAAGCCTCGATAAGCCACTTCCAGGGGATGTTCATGACCTTTATGAGGCTCTTCTTACAGAATGCTATCGCCATCTTGCCTCAAACCACGAGTTTCTGGTCAACAGACTTCTTCACTGGGTTGCCTATACTTTCCGCCCATTGTCCCTCAACGAAGTGGTGTCCCTACTGAGCTGCTGGGCTGAAGGAGGTGAATCCGATATTGAAGAGATCCCTCGACCCCTGACCAAGTTTATCCGAGTTGGAGACCCTGGAGCTGATGCAGAGGCTCGAGCAAAGATCCAGTCTCAAGGAGGTTGGGGCACTGCTGTGAACCAACTCGAAAAGACTCAAGATGCTACCCCTGATGCCATCTACGATGATGGAACGCTTCCTGTCAAGTTTCATGAGCGTTCAATGAGATCCTTCTTCCGCGAGGCCCCTCGAAAGGAAGAGACTCAACGATGGAAGCCGTCCGAAGCACACAGACAGTTGTTCCTTGACTGTGCCAAGATAGCCCGCGAGGATAGCACTGTTATTCCGTCGCTGCGACAGTATGCCACTCGGTATCTCATCAGCCACTGGAGAAACATCAAGCTCGAAGAACACTCGGCTGAAGAGCAGATTGAAGTTATGGAGGCGTTTGGTTTGGCTCTTCTCAACAAGTACTCCTATGCCAGCTTGTTGGAACAGCAAGAGGCTGCATACAAGGACATCTTCCCTGATGACGCCTTTGACAAGGTTTCTCAGTGGGCAAAGCTCAAGGTCACCCTCAGTCAGGAGGTTGCCGAGTGGTGGGCTGATTTGGCGGAGAATCCTCGAAACTGTCTAGTTCCGCTCGCCAAAGCTCACCTCAAGGGCTTGTACAATGCGATAAACACCAAGGAGGCCGTCACACGGTTCAACAGAGTGAGAGATGCATTGCAGCTT AGCAACATGAACGATCGACTTGTTGAACAAGCCAAGAAGAACTTTGGAGACGTTGTTGGAAATACCTCAAAGCCTCTGTCACCAGCACAGGCTTCCCTAGCCTTGGAGGATCTGTTTGAAGACATTGAGATGGGAGCATCCGGCTACCGTGCTGTTTCTACGGTCCTCCTCACCTTTAAACACTACGGACCAGCTGAAGCGACCTGTCTCAAGGCTATCGAGAAAGCAGAGGATCCTTTGGAAAAGGTCAACTCTTATGCAGCCATGGGACGTATCCTGATCAAAGGAAACCCCGAAAAAGCCTACGAGTATGCCAATCTCTGCATTGAAAACCTCGATTCGTCGATGCCTCCTTGGGTTCAACGCTGGTCCAACGTCACCAAAGCTAGAATCGAAGTCAAGCTGGAAAAGTTTGAGGCAGCTGCTCAGACCTATACTCAAGCCAAGTTGGTTGATCCTAATGGATTGACGATTGGTGACGTCCTCGATGAAGAAATCGCCATCTTTTCCAAGGAccaggagagaaaaggattCATGGACATTCTCAAGAAATGGAGCCCCTTGGAGAGATTGACATGGATGGCATGGCAACACGAGGCGATGGGCCCTGATCGACATAGTGTCATTCGAGACGCCGCTATCAAGGCTGGTGAAACGGATTTCCTCATTCAGATGTATGAGGAGTCGATCAAGTACCTTGACAACGTCAACGCAGCAGCCCCTCTACGCTGTGACCTTGCACTCGCTCATCTCGAGGTTCATGATGATCCTGCGGCGGCCAGAAAGGTCCTAGATGAGGTCCTCGACAGTGGATCCACAGGCTGGCCATATGCTGTGACGGATGAACTCCCGGAGTCGACTCTTGAGCGAGCTGTCGGTCACCAGTCAGAGATGATCTACCGTCTTTTCCGACAGTCCCGCGACCCAGAGGTCAAGAGGGAACTTCTCGAGTCTCTTGAAGGTCTCCTGACGaggcctcttcctctagatGTCCCTTCCAACTCTGACACCTTTTTGTTCCTGCGTCTGGTTACCATGGCACGCATGTATCTCAAGATGGGGCCTGCTAGGGAGGCCCACAAGAACCTTCAGGGGGTTATCGACACTTGCATCGATGCACTGAGCGACAAAGTGGGATGGAACGATTCGCCTAACCTGGTCTTTCTTGCAACAGCcttgtccatcatggctgggGCTGTCAAGAATGGGGACAAGCTCATCAGAATGGCTCGGATTCTTGTCTCGGCTCAATTCAGTCGTCTGACCCCTGACCCAGAGGACGAAAGTGAGGATGGCGAATCTGGAGATGAATCCGGAAGTGAGTCTGAAGAGTCTGATGAGAATGCAGAGCCTGCTGGAGAAGACTCGGATGAAGAGGAACTGGAGTTGCCAACCAATGAAGGAGATCTCCTCGGAGATTTTGGCCTCCGAACTTGTGACGGACCGTGTATCCCCAACAAGCACTTTTTCTGGTGGGGGGATAGGTCTGCTTATCAGTGCTTGATCTGTTTTGACGGATTTCTCTGTGAGGAATGTTATGAGAAGAGACAAGCTGCAAACAAGGGGGAACCCCTGAATTGCCGTCACTTCTGTGGACAGGACCATGAGTACATCAAGGTGCCCATTGAAGGATGGAAGGGtgtcaaggatggcaaggtGATGATTGAGGGAGAGGAACCAGTTGAGTTTCAAGAGTTGTTGCGGCAGATTCGGAATGATCTGTGCAAGGAGGCATGGGACTCGTTCTGGTATGGCTAG
- a CDS encoding MFS domain-containing protein, which yields MTATANDTESSRLLPAERDGYGSASDCESAPQPEEPKPYSHAFIARVVIALLIGVFTSNADGSLVLATHPVIASEFGDLADSSWLFISFMLAGAASQTVYGKLSDIFGRKAILMFCYGLFALGCALVGIGQSMWQVILGRVISGSGGAGMTAMASVIITDLAPLREVASWQSYMNVIATVGRSIGGPLGGLLADTIGWRWSFLGQAPIFAASMVICGLLLPPTSHGTQESSISSRLARIDALGALLLGATVLSLMMPLEIGGQKIPWSHPIIFALFAAGIVLAVAFVLVESRWAKEPIFPLRLLRNAQVTKSYLMVAAQAGAQLAMMYTVPIYFQVTQRVSSTIAGAHLFPAVIGNTIGGIAAGIIINRTGRYKALLVFAAISSITGYTLMLLRWHGHTSWAESLYVFPGGLGTGIAFSAGFISLQASIDPKDKAAAAAGLFMTTTLGTIIGMAGTSAIIQGYLRYSVQLDLTRLGMSQAEISEIIRKASESVSYIEHATGAVQKVLIEGYVKGIEYGHGMFSPSVYT from the exons ATGACAGCCACGGCCAATGATACAGAGTCGTCCCGACTCCTACCCGCTGAGCGAGATGGATATGGTTCAGCTTCAGACTGTGAAAGCGCTCCTCAGCCGGAAGAGCCGAAGCCTTATAGCCATGCTTTTATCGCCAGAGTTGTGATTGCTTTGCTCATTG GTGTCTTTACTTCAAATGCCGACGGTTCACTGGTCCTGGCAACTCATCCTGTGATTGCATCCGAGTTTGGAGACTTGGCAGACTCTAGCTGGCTCTTTATCAGCTTTATGCTGGCTGGTGCAGCTTCACAGACAGTG TACGGAAAACTCAGCGACATTTTTGGTCGAAAGGCCATCTTGATGTTCTGTTATGGACTCTTTGCTCTTGGATG TGCTCTAGT GGGCATTGGCCAGTCTATGTGGCAGGTAATTCTGGGACGCGTCATTTCTGGCTCAGGAGGAGCTGGCATGACTGCAATGGCCTCAGTAATCATCACAG ACCTCGCTCCCCTGAGAGAAGttgcttcttggcaaagCTACATGAATGTGATTGCCACGGTTGGCCGAAGCATCGGAGGCCCTCTTGGAGGCTTGTTGGCTGATACAATTGGCTGGAGATG GTCGTTCCTCGGTCAAGCCCCTATCTTTGCCGCATCCATGGTCATCTGTGGATTACTCCTCCCTCCAACGTCTCACGGCACCCAAGAAAGCTCAATCAGCAGCCGCCTTGCTAGGATTGATGCACTTGGAGCTCTATTACTTGGCGCTACTGTCCTCTCTCTGATGATGCCCCTGGAAATTGGAGGTCAGAAAATACCTTGGAGTCACCCAATTATCTTTGCCCTATTTGCAGCCGGCATTGTCCTCGCTGTTGCCTTTGTACTCGTCGAGTCACGCTGGGCGAAGGAACCAATCTTTCCTCTTCGACTCCTTCGGAATGCACAGGTTACAAAGTCGTATTTAATGGTTGCAGCTCAGGCTGGAGCACAGCTTGCA ATGATGTACACCGTTCCCATTTACTTTCAAGTCACACAGCGTGTCTCGAGCACGATTGCAGGAGCCCATCTCTTTCCAGCAGTCATTGGAAACACAATTGGTGGAATTGCTGcaggcatcatcatcaacag AACCGGCCGGTACAAGGCTCTCCTTGTGTTCGCTGCCATTTCCTCCATCACTGGCTACACATTGATGCTTCTACGATGGCATGGACATACGAGCTGGGCGGAATCTCTCTACGTTTTCCCAGG TGGCTTGGGAACTGGTATTGCCTTTAGTGCTGGTTTCATTTCCCTGCAAGCTTCGATCGATCCCAAGGACAaagctgctgccgctgcagGTCTGTTTATGACGACTACCTTGGGAACTATCATTGGCATGGCAGGCACCAGTGCAATTATCCAGGGATATCTGAGGTATAGCGTGCAGTTGGACCTGACCAGACTTGGCATGTCCCAAGCTGAGATTTCCGAG ATCATCCGCAAAGCTTCAGAGAGCGTCTCCTACATTGAGCATGCCACCGGGGCAGTTCAAAAGGTCCTCATTGAGGGATATGTTAAGGGAATTGAATACGGTCATGGTATGTTTTCTCCAAGTGTCTATACGTAG
- a CDS encoding Amidase domain-containing protein: MAFFLVLSIFVAVASALSVSRQIQLGHHEYFVPPTASWKLESWDYEARTDEFVPLTVVHLNDTVNAASVASALVEYEKDDVWTASFAEVICVKCTETTSDWVKDLPPDYNASAVFYSETAPPGPYFVHAATGNVYQAYRLYADTNQAFIQASYQDPSGTHHPLRAGSFSAGGLTIAVPSRLYFTPTPEKPLAGVRISVKDLYDLKGLKTSGGNRALYEISDIKNETAFAVQRLINAGAVVIGKNKMSEFAFAGKYVTEHIDYLLPFNPRGDGYNSPSDSSGGSAAAVASYDWLDATMGSDTGGSIRGPAAVNGVHGNRPTYGAVNLTGALPLSTAMDTSGILARDPLLWSKVNRVLYSETKEYRKYPKTIYLDPESKATISNLQDYFLEVSEAAQNFLNALTKLLSAEVKTFSLDKAWEKSGPDPDDSLSDITNFVYRNLTRYEQWSKFGKEYVKKYKASHNEEFPHMVPHIRSGWLMANKTMTEETHREDLGSKKMVEDWAAKHFLSHDKETCSNAVYVYFWTPLANYKPDVSKDTSNPYISRLADIISNQQAAILELNKTINCNTTLGTPEACKFSLEALGDNDDDSDDSVSPGRLASLAGLPDYAITLGSFDLGGVNFSNSTLKNQSLPLAVDIMAAKGCDFVILDIVEALYKEGTIRTVKTGPVV, encoded by the exons ATGGCGTTCTTTTTGGTTCTTAGCAtctttgttgctgttgcatCGGCACTCTCAGTGTCGAGACAGATTCAACTGGGACATCATGAATACTTTGTCCCTCCCACGGCATCCTGGAAACTTGAATCATGGGACTACGAGGCTAGAACGGACGAATTTGTTCCCCTAACCGTTGTTCATCTGAATGACACGGTCAATGCAGCCAGTGTTGCCTCGGCGTTGGTTGAGTACGAGAAAGACGACGTGTGGACAGCATCTTTTGCCGAGG TCATATGTGTCAAGTGCACAGAAACGACAAGCGATTGGGTCAAGGATCTACCCCCTGATTACAATGCATCGGCTGTCTTTTACTCAGAGACCGCTCCTCCCGGGCCGTACTTTGTTCACGCGGCTACTGGAAACGTGTATCAAGCGTATCGGCTTTACGCAGATACAAATCAAGCTTTCATTCAG GCTTCTTATCAAGATCCTTCAGGAACGCATCATCCTCTCCGCGCTGGGAGCTTCTCTGCTGGAGGGCTTACCATCGCCGTTCCTTCTCGACTCTACTTTACCCCGACACCCGAGAAACCCCTTGCTGGTGTGAGAATCTCTGTCAAAGATCTCTACGATCTCAAGGGCCTCAAAACAAGCGGTGGTAACCGAGCATTGTATGAAATCAGCGACATCAAAAACGAGACAGCATTTGCAGTTCAGAGACTCATCAACGCTGGTGCGGTTGTTATTGGTAAGAACAAGATGTCCGAGTTTGCATTTGCAGGTAAGTACGTGACGGAACACATCGATTACCTTCTGCCGTTCAATCCCCGTGGCGATGGGTACAACTCGCCAAGTGACAGCTCTGGAGGTTCAGCTGCGGCTGTAGCTTCTTATGACTGGCTTGATGCCACCATGGGGAGCGATACAGGTGGAAGTATCAGGGGGCCAGCTGCAGTCAATGGCGTCCACGGAAATCGACCAACCTACGGAGCTGTGAATCTTACTGGAGCACTTCCTTTGTCAACAGCAATGGATACCTCCGGAATCCTTGCCCGAGATCCTCTTCTATGGTCCAAGGTCAACCGAGTTCTCTACTCAGAAACAAAAGAGTACCGCAAGTACCCAAAGACCATTTATCTCGACCCAGAAAGCAAGGCGACGATATCCAACTTGCAAGATTACTTTTTGGAGGTTTCGGAGGCTGCCCAAAACTTCCTCAACGCCTTGACCAAGCTCTTGTCAGCCGAAGTCAAAACATTCTCCCTCGACAAAGCATGGGAGAAGTCAGGGCCTGACCCGGATGACTCGCTTTCAGACATTACTAATTTTGTCTACCGGAATTTGACACGATACGAGCAGTGGAGCAAGTTTGGGAAGGAATACGTGAAGAAATACAAGGCTTCTCATAATGAAGAATTCCCTCACATGGTCCCCCACATTCGAAGCGGTTGGTTGATGGCGAACAAAACAATGACTGAGGAGACACACCGTGAGGATCTTGGGTCCAAGAAGATGGTTGAGGACTGGGCCGCGAAACATTTCTTGTCTCATGACAAAGAGACGTGCTCAAACGCTGTCTACGTCTACTTTTGGACCCCATTGGCAAATTACAAGCCAGATGTCTCCAAAGA CACTTCCAATCCTTACATTTCGCGCTTGGCCGACATAATCTCGAATCAACAGGCGGCAATTCTCGAGTTGAACAAGACTATCAACTGCAATACTACGCTTGGAACCCCTGAAGCCTGCAAGTTTTCCTTGGAAGCCCTTGgagacaacgacgacgactctgATGATTCCGTTTCTCCCGGTCGTCTTGCATCTCTTGCCGGTCTTCCCGATTACGCCATAACCCTTGGAAGCTTCGACTTGGGAGGGGTAAACTTTTCCAATTCGACCCTGAAGAACCAGAGTCTACCACTGGCAGTGGACATTATGGCCGCCAAGGGATGTGATTTTGTCATTCTGGATATTGTTGAAGCATTGTACAAAGAGGGGACTATCAGAACGGTCAAAACTGGGCCAGTTGTGTAG